The following are from one region of the Marinitoga litoralis genome:
- a CDS encoding HU family DNA-binding protein, which produces MNKKELVSALAEKVNVTKKEAALFVDSFVEVVSDALEKGESVKIVGFGTFEVVERKPRKGVNPQTKEAIEIPGGKVPKFKAGKELKEKVK; this is translated from the coding sequence ATGAATAAGAAAGAATTAGTTAGTGCATTAGCTGAAAAAGTTAATGTAACAAAGAAAGAAGCAGCATTATTTGTTGATTCTTTTGTTGAAGTTGTTTCAGATGCTTTAGAAAAAGGTGAAAGCGTTAAAATTGTTGGATTTGGAACATTTGAAGTTGTAGAAAGAAAACCAAGAAAAGGTGTTAATCCACAAACAAAAGAAGCTATTGAAATTCCTGGTGGAAAAGTACCTAAATTTAAAGCTGGTAAAGAATTAAAAGAAAAAGTAAAATAA
- the crcB gene encoding fluoride efflux transporter CrcB: MSLIYIGLGGFFGAIFRYIVSKYINTSFPLSNMPYGTLVINIIGAFILSFLMSLSIYKLEIPKNFMLFFATGFIGSFTTFSTLMYETIILSEESFNLYSLIYLTLSIMLGLLFSFIGYSLGRMGS; the protein is encoded by the coding sequence ATGTCTTTAATATATATTGGATTAGGAGGATTTTTTGGAGCAATATTTAGATATATAGTATCGAAATATATAAACACATCTTTCCCTTTAAGTAATATGCCATATGGAACTCTAGTAATTAATATTATAGGTGCATTTATATTGAGTTTTTTAATGTCATTGAGCATATATAAGTTGGAAATACCTAAAAATTTTATGTTGTTTTTTGCAACGGGATTTATAGGATCATTTACAACGTTCTCAACATTAATGTATGAAACTATTATTCTAAGTGAAGAGTCATTTAATTTATATTCTTTGATTTATTTAACTTTAAGTATTATGTTAGGGTTATTATTTTCATTTATAGGATATTCTTTGG